The nucleotide sequence AGGCCTGATATGAGATGCAGTTTGTTGGAATACTCATGCGTCTGGGAACGAAGGACTTCCGCATACTCCTTCACTCGTGACAGCTCCTGTGTGACCTCGAACAGCTCCGACCGATTGCGAAAGCTCGCTACTGCACCCATAACATGGCGCTCCTTATCCATAATCGGGACCCGGTTCACGACTAATACATGCCCGTCCACATTTGTTTCGCGGTCAAATTCGGCTTTCCCTGTCTCAATCACCTCATGAAGGCCCAGCGAACGAACCAGCTCGTCCTGTTTGTCCATGATACTGTCTTTATCCTTCGCTTTCCCCAGCATATGGAGCGCGGTCTGATTTGCGAGCGTGATCGCTCCTTCCTTATTGACTGCCACAATGCCTTCGCGAATCGATTCCAGTACAGCTTGATTTTCCTGATACAATCGCCCGATTTGTTCAGGCTCCAAACCAAATATCGCTTTCTTTACATTTTGTGAAAGAACGAGCGTAGCCACCACACCCAAGAGCAAGGTGACGATGCCGATGACGAAGATTCGATTGCGATACGATTCGATCGTTTCATTTATATCCTCAAACAAAAATCCGACAGAAACGACCCCCATCACCTTTCCTTCCTCATCATAGATTGGAGTCTTTCCTCTGAGTCCGGGGCCAAGCGAACCGACGGTCTCCGAGATGATGGATTGCCCCTCAAATACTGCTTCGTTGTCGCCTCCCACCATCTTTTTGCCAATCTGCTCTGGATCAGGATGTGAATAGCGGATGCTTTGCAAATTTCCTACGGTGATAAATGCCGCATTCGTGTCCACACGTATTTTTTCCACGATTGGATTGATAATCTTGGCAGGATCTTCTGCGTCAAACGCCTGTTTGATCTCGGACATCTGCGCGACGGTCTTGGCGGTATGCAGTGCGCGCGTCCCGATCTCATGCTCCAATACGCCTGCCAGCATCTGTTCAAACATCGTACCGAGTATAACAATCACGCCAAAAAGGAGCGAGCAAATAATCAACATCAGCTTGCTGTGAAAACGCACATCGTTCCCTCCTCTTCTTCTCATTGTATCTCATTTCGCTTGATGACGAAAAAAGAGGCCATGAGCAGGCCTCTTTTTTTATTTCTTCCTTTTTATAGTTGACTAGAACGAGATGACTCCGGTAAGAAGAGCAAGCGCAATCATCACGATCGATGTTCCAAACGCCCATTTCAGGATGAACTTTTGGGTTTCCGCATAATCGACCCCAACCATTCCGATCAACAGGTATTGTGCTGCAAACAACGGGCTGAGTACATGCAGCGGTTGACCCAGGATGGAAGCGCGACCAATTTCCGCCGGATCGATTCCGTAAGCTGCTGCTGCATTCGCCAGGATTGGAACGATCCCGAAGTAATACGCATCGTTCGACATGAAATAGGTGAATGGCATGCTTGTCAGCGCTACGAGCAGAGGCATATGGGAGCCAAGTGAATCTGGAATCCAGGAAACGAGTGTGCTCGCCATCGCATCGATCATTTTCGTTTCGGTCAGGATACCTGTAAAGATTCCCGCAGCGAAAACCATGGACACGGTAGCCAGTGCGTTAGCTGCGTGGGCTGCAATTCGCTCTTTCTGATCTTGCATTTTCGGATAGTTAATAAACAGGGCAATGGCAAAAGCGAGCATGAACATTGTCGGCAATGGCAAGAAGCTCGTAATCAGACCGACCATCAAGGCTGCTGTCAACAACAGATTGAACCAGATCAGTCGCGGACGTTTCAGTGCAGCAGTCTCAGCAGTCTCATCCGTCGCCGCTACTTCCTGTCCTGCAAGCGATTGCAAATCTTCATCTGGTATCTCCATAATCCCCAGACGCTTACGCTCTTGTTTGCCCAGAATACAGGCTACGATCATCACCCACGCAATTCCGCCAATCATCACAGGAATAACAGGGACAAAAATATCGGAAACATCCATATGGAGTACACTCATGACACGGGCTGTCGGTCCACCCCAAGGCGTCATGTTCATGACACCGAGTGCGAGCATCGGCATGACTGCCAAAATCATCGGTCTGATTCCCAGCTTGCGATACAAAGGCAGCATCGCCGTAACGGTAATCATATAAGTCGTGGTTCCATCTCCATCCAGTGCAACCAAGGTAGCGAGAATCGCTGTACCTACAATAACCTTCAGTGGGTCACCCTTCACAATTTTCACGATTTTCTTAATTAATGGATCAAATAGACCTGCATCCATCATGACCCCAAAGTACAGAATGGCGAACAATAGCATAATTCCCGTAGGCGCAATTTTCTTGATGCCTGCAAGCATCATGTCGCCAATTTCTGTACCAAATCCGCTAATCAACGCAAAAACAACAGGAACAACAATTAAAGCAACTAATGCCGAAAGCCGTCTCGACATAATCAAGTACATGAAAACGGCTACCATGAGAAATCCAAGTAATGCCAGCATATCCTAGTTCCCCCTTGCAAGAATGCGCTTACAATGATGTTGTAGCAACCATGACGAATGCGCTTTCATATTGTGCTGTCATTATAACAATGTTCGTAAAAATCCGAATAGAATATGCGCATAAACTGTTTTAACCGCATTTCCTCTATTAACATCATAAAAATCACGAAATGCGCATATGGTGATCTGAGCTTGCATGTACATAAAAAAGAGGCCTTTCGTGAAAGGAAGAAAAGAAAAAGAACGGCATCAATCAGCCGTTCCCTCTTGTTTTTCTTATACATCTCGTTTTTGAAACACTCGAATGGACAGCCCCAACGCTACGACGCCATAAAGAATGGTGTAGATGAGCATGGCAGTACTCGGAGGCGAAGTCGTACCGAAAATGCCTTGCGAAGCAAAGGACAGCGGATCGTCAGCCGAATCAAATAACGAAAGTGTCGCTTGCCTGAACAATGAATCTGCTGGGAAGAGCAGACTGGAAATAATCCCGATGTTGGTAAGCGAGCTATTGCTAAAGACCGCACCGAGCTGCTCGATAAAGCCGCCAACGAAGCTGATCCCGTACAGAATGATCAGGATAATACCACCCGTCACCGTGGTGGTGATACTGCTTAAAAGCATAGCTACACAGACAAGAATGATCGGCATGCTAACGAAGAAAGCAGCTGCTTTCAGGATTTGGCTAGCATCCACCTGAACAGCCAGCATACCTTCCCCCACCCATTGGTTGATCGCCAATAATCCGGTAAACATCAGGAGTGCGTACAACCCCAGCATACTCGCTAACCCGAAAAATTTTCCCAGTACATATTTGTAGCGAGGGAGTGCTCGTGCCAGCCACGTATCGATTTGATGGCTTTCGATTTCAGAGGCAATGCTTCCTACACTGCTCAAAATTGCCAGGAGTGCCGTAATGACAGAGCCAAAGTACAAACCCATGCCCAGCATCTGCGTGGAGAGAACCTGCTTTTCCAACAATCTCTCCACGCCCGCGTCCCCTAACATATCCTTCATTTCTTTAACCGCATAGCCTGTGGCAAGTCCAAACAGCAACAGGAAGCCCAGCGACATGATCAGCGTAATCGTGAAAATACGCTTGGAGATCATTTCTCTATACGTGATTTTGATGATCGGCCACATGTCGTTCCCCCTCCTTTCTTTGTACCCAGTACAGGAATACGTCTTCCAGTGATTGCTGCTTGCGCACGACTTCGTGTACCCCAGCCCCGGATGCAATCAACTGTTGCAACAGAGCGGGTACCCGATCGTCCTGATCCAGCGTCATTAACCATGTATCACGCTCTTCCTCTTGTCTTACGAGACGACTCTCTGTGACGAAGGAAGGAAGCACGTTATGAAGACCTGCACTATCCTTGTCCACTGTCAATTCAATTTGTGGTTGGACGCTGCTCAGCTTTCGCCAGTCGCCATGTACGACCAGCTCACTGCGGTGAATGATCCCGACGTAGTTGCACACGCTCTCCATTTCACTCAGTAGATGACTGTTGAGAAAAATCGTCTTTCCCTGGTCACGCAGCCGCGCAATCAGCTCGCGTACTTCTTTTCGCCCGATTGGATCCAGTGCGGAGGTCGGCTCATCGAGAAAGATCAGCTCTGGATCGGACAAGAGAGCGCAGGCAATCCCGATACGCTGCTGCATGCCTTTGGAATAGCCTCGAATACGTTCACGCTCGCGTCCAGCCATTCCAACCAGCTCAACGACATTTTTTATCACGGAATTGCTCTCGCGATGTGTTAATCCACACAACTCGGCATGATGCTCCAAGAGCTGCTGGCCCGTCAACCAATCTGGATAGCGGAACAGCTCTGGCAAGTACCCCACCTTTTTCCTTGATTCTACACTGCCAATCGGCTGCCCAAGCATAACCGCTTTGCCATTCGTTGGGTGCAATAACCCGAGCATCGTTCGGACAAAGGTACTTTTACCCGCTCCATTTTGCCCGAGGAAACCAAATACGGAGCCGCGCGGTACTTGTAGCGTAATATTTTTGCAGCCAGCTTTCCCGTTATATTGCTTGGTCAACTCCCAGGTCTCTATCACATAATCTGACATCTCTTACCTCACTTTCTCCATTGCAAACGGGACAAAGCAGAGCCCTCCCTTTTCAGGAAAACTCTGCCATTGCCCCACTACTTGTTTACTTATTTCAGTTGATTTGCAAAATCCAACAGCCCATCCGCGTTCTTTTCGCTGCCTTCCAGCATGTGAATCTGTCCATCCTGCTGCCACATCAGATGCGCATTGTATTTACCTGTGATCAGCATTCCGTTTTGACCATTCACTTTTACTTCCTTCATCTTGCTCTCGCCGTCTACCATGTATGGCACAGGGAGGGTATGCTGCCAGTCTTCGATGCTAATCATCTGCCTTTTCACTTGATCTGGAATGAACGGCAGGGCCAAAAGTGTCTCGCGAAGCTGTGCCAGATCGATTCCCTCTGGTGCGCTTAGCTCAGGAGCGCCTACGACAAAGTAGCTAATATTATCTTTTCCGACAAGCATCCTGACCTGCTGCATCTGTGGAATCTTCAAGGAGAAGCGTTTGCCACTCAGCTTTTCATCAAAACGCGCCTCTACCTGCAATTGCGCCAGTAGCTTGTTTGCACGATCAGCATCGATTTCCATGTACATAGTGTAAGGAGAATTGACGTCTACGCTATCCACCGTGACATCTTTCGGCAGCTCAGGCAGCTTCACTCCAGCCTTTACAGCGGCTTCTTTGCTGTTGTAATAATGGTTTCTTTGTTCGAGCTTCTCTTGATCGTTTTCATCGATCCAGATTTTCCCGATCCCATTCAGTTCCATTTCGCCCACATTTCCGTTAGCGATCCATTGTTCGATCTCTTGCAGATCCTCTTGCGTCACTTTGACGAATTCAACTTTATCC is from Brevibacillus brevis and encodes:
- a CDS encoding ATP-binding protein, with the protein product MRRRGGNDVRFHSKLMLIICSLLFGVIVILGTMFEQMLAGVLEHEIGTRALHTAKTVAQMSEIKQAFDAEDPAKIINPIVEKIRVDTNAAFITVGNLQSIRYSHPDPEQIGKKMVGGDNEAVFEGQSIISETVGSLGPGLRGKTPIYDEEGKVMGVVSVGFLFEDINETIESYRNRIFVIGIVTLLLGVVATLVLSQNVKKAIFGLEPEQIGRLYQENQAVLESIREGIVAVNKEGAITLANQTALHMLGKAKDKDSIMDKQDELVRSLGLHEVIETGKAEFDRETNVDGHVLVVNRVPIMDKERHVMGAVASFRNRSELFEVTQELSRVKEYAEVLRSQTHEYSNKLHLISGLIQLESYQEAIETISAELNVHVHNTTFIMQEVPDPLIGGLLLGKLNQANERKVELKIDPESNFRDIPASIDRSQLIVILGNLIDNAMDAVKAPGAFAPEITIFLLNMEEVLLIEVEDRGPGISEENAERIFELGFSTKQQQNHGYGLHLVKHAVLHVHGSISHTGNPVGGTIFTVTIPKDARTAERKEAVRGDTGTHY
- a CDS encoding CitMHS family transporter; this encodes MLALLGFLMVAVFMYLIMSRRLSALVALIVVPVVFALISGFGTEIGDMMLAGIKKIAPTGIMLLFAILYFGVMMDAGLFDPLIKKIVKIVKGDPLKVIVGTAILATLVALDGDGTTTYMITVTAMLPLYRKLGIRPMILAVMPMLALGVMNMTPWGGPTARVMSVLHMDVSDIFVPVIPVMIGGIAWVMIVACILGKQERKRLGIMEIPDEDLQSLAGQEVAATDETAETAALKRPRLIWFNLLLTAALMVGLITSFLPLPTMFMLAFAIALFINYPKMQDQKERIAAHAANALATVSMVFAAGIFTGILTETKMIDAMASTLVSWIPDSLGSHMPLLVALTSMPFTYFMSNDAYYFGIVPILANAAAAYGIDPAEIGRASILGQPLHVLSPLFAAQYLLIGMVGVDYAETQKFILKWAFGTSIVMIALALLTGVISF
- a CDS encoding ABC transporter permease subunit — protein: MWPIIKITYREMISKRIFTITLIMSLGFLLLFGLATGYAVKEMKDMLGDAGVERLLEKQVLSTQMLGMGLYFGSVITALLAILSSVGSIASEIESHQIDTWLARALPRYKYVLGKFFGLASMLGLYALLMFTGLLAINQWVGEGMLAVQVDASQILKAAAFFVSMPIILVCVAMLLSSITTTVTGGIILIILYGISFVGGFIEQLGAVFSNSSLTNIGIISSLLFPADSLFRQATLSLFDSADDPLSFASQGIFGTTSPPSTAMLIYTILYGVVALGLSIRVFQKRDV
- a CDS encoding ABC transporter ATP-binding protein → MSDYVIETWELTKQYNGKAGCKNITLQVPRGSVFGFLGQNGAGKSTFVRTMLGLLHPTNGKAVMLGQPIGSVESRKKVGYLPELFRYPDWLTGQQLLEHHAELCGLTHRESNSVIKNVVELVGMAGRERERIRGYSKGMQQRIGIACALLSDPELIFLDEPTSALDPIGRKEVRELIARLRDQGKTIFLNSHLLSEMESVCNYVGIIHRSELVVHGDWRKLSSVQPQIELTVDKDSAGLHNVLPSFVTESRLVRQEEERDTWLMTLDQDDRVPALLQQLIASGAGVHEVVRKQQSLEDVFLYWVQRKEGERHVADHQNHV
- a CDS encoding anti-sigma factor family protein, which gives rise to MKCADTGFVQAFLDGESSSKESKQFLLHLEYCETCRTQLDELSALDSWTREKMEHAFSETNDVRVNTEAAWQRFSQTIEKPTNTNAQDRQAITNRATIRRSWNQMNKQTKRWVTGASAAAVLAVSLSFPQVQAAANDFLSIFRMDKVEFVKVTQEDLQEIEQWIANGNVGEMELNGIGKIWIDENDQEKLEQRNHYYNSKEAAVKAGVKLPELPKDVTVDSVDVNSPYTMYMEIDADRANKLLAQLQVEARFDEKLSGKRFSLKIPQMQQVRMLVGKDNISYFVVGAPELSAPEGIDLAQLRETLLALPFIPDQVKRQMISIEDWQHTLPVPYMVDGESKMKEVKVNGQNGMLITGKYNAHLMWQQDGQIHMLEGSEKNADGLLDFANQLK